A window of the Pseudoliparis swirei isolate HS2019 ecotype Mariana Trench chromosome 13, NWPU_hadal_v1, whole genome shotgun sequence genome harbors these coding sequences:
- the LOC130203520 gene encoding desumoylating isopeptidase 1-like: protein MDQHDSYPVKLYIYDMSRGMARQLSPLMLGRQLDGVWHTAIVVHGKEFFFVGEGVNNCPPGGTPLGEPDSIVDLGSTEVPADLFMEYLLSLAESTYSGDKYNLFEHNCNTFSNEVAQFLTGKKIPSYITDLPSEVLATPFGQALRPLLESIVINPGGNNITGKR, encoded by the exons ATGGACCAACATGACTCCTACCCGGTGAAACTGTATATTTACGACATGTCCAGAGGCATGGCCCGACAGCTGAGTCCTCTCATGCTGG ggagacagcttGACGGGGTATG GCACACTGCCATTGTGGTCCATGGAAAAGAGTTCTTCTTTGTGGGAGAAGGCGTCAACAATTGTCCACCG GGTGGCACCCCCTTGGGTGAGCCTGACTCCATCGTGGACCTGGGCTCCACTGAGGTGCCTGCAGATCTATTTATGGAGTACCTGCTCTCACTGGCAGAGTCGACATACAG CGGCGACAAGTACAACTTGTTTGAGCACAACTGCAACACGTTCAGCAACGAGGTGGCTCAGTTCCTCACGGGGAAAAAGATCCCGTCGTACATCACCGACCTCCCATCTGAAGTTCTAGCCAC GCCTTTCGGCCAGGCTCTGCGCCCGTTGCTGGAATCCATCGTCATAAATCCTGGAGGCAACAACATAACTGGAAAGAGATAG
- the xrcc6 gene encoding X-ray repair cross-complementing protein 6 isoform X2, whose protein sequence is MAEWNKFYHNEDDEEEQEEGEQSGGDSKITGRDSLVFLVDASKEMFINGEDGQLSKFDMTMQVVRNVYTSKIISSPKDLMALVFYGTEQSKDPSKSFKHVYVYHDLDSPGAKRVQDVDALRGLKGAQLAAETMGSGKTSFSDALWCCANLYSDIKLRLSHKRLMIFTCRDEPHGGDSGKDRQARTKAGDLKETGIVIDLMHLLKPFDVAAFFRDIISPPEDESELGLQLEPCEKLEDLNKRVRAKKLEKRANARIHLCLGEGVNVAVGLYSTVKAARKPSPISLYRETNEPVHTKTRTFHTETGSLLLPSEIKKSQVYGKKQIVMERDEVDAIKKFEDPAMFLIGFKPMERLKRHHHIRPAEFLYPEEDEVKGSACLFSALLTKCHERNVFALCRCISRRNIPPRFVALVPQKEELDEGKVQISASGFHVIYLPYADDIRTLDPPECPTASQSQVDKMKEIVSKLRFKYRSDDFENPALQQQYRNLEALALDMMAPEDTEDLIMPKVEQMNDRLGPLVQEFKDLVYPADYNPEGKPAAKRKPADAGGGAEKKPKVEVPEDELRERAQNGTLGKLTVPVLKEACKKFGVHTTGNKKQELIDALVAQLGQ, encoded by the exons ATGGCGGAGTGGAACAAGTTCTACCACAATGAAGACGACGAAGAAGAgcaagaggaaggagagcaatCTGGAG GAGATTCCAAGATCACAGGGAGAGACAGTTTGGTCTTCTTGGTCGATGCCTCCAAGGAAATGTTCATCAATGGAGAAGACGGACAGCTCTCAAAGTTTGACATGACCATGCAG GTGGTGCGCAATGTGTACACCAGTAAGATCATTAGCAGTCCCAAGGATCTGATGGCGTTGGTTTTCTATGGTACGGAGCAGAGCAAAGATCCCAGCAAGTCATTCAAGCACGTCTACGTGTACCACGACCTCGATAGCCCCG GTGCAAAGCGAGTGCAGGACGTGGACGCTCTGCGGGGGCTGAAAGGTGCCCAGCTAGCGGCAGAGACCATGGGCAGCGGAAAGACGTCGTTCAGCGACGCCCTGTGGTGCTGCGCCAACCTCTACAGCGACATCAAGCTGCGCCTCTCACACAAGCGGCTCATGATCTTCACCTGCAGGGATGAACCACACGGGGGCGACAGTGGGAAAGACCGACAGGCTCGCACAAAGGCtggtgacctcaaagagaccg GCATCGTCATTGATTTAATGCATCTGTTGAAACCCTTCGATGTGGCGGCCTTCTTTCGTGACATCATAAGTCCACCGGAGGATGAGAGCGAGTTGGGGCTGCAGCTGGAGCCCTGTGAAAAACTGGAGGATCTCAACAAGAGGGTGCGGGCCAAAAAACTGGAGAAGAGAGCCAATGCCAG GATACACCTGTGTCTTGGTGAGGGCGTAAATGTAGCTGTGGGACTATATTCAACTGTGAAAGCAGCTAGGAAACCATCTCCCATCAGTCTTTACAGGGAAACCAACGAGCCAGTCCACACCAAAACACGGACCTTCCACACTGAGACTGGCAGCCTGCTGCTGCCCAGTGAGATCAAGAAATCCCAG GTGTATGGGAAGAAACAGATCGTGATGGAGAGGGACGAGGTGGACGCCATAAAGAAGTTTGAAGATCCTGCAATGTTTCTCATCGGATTCAAACCGATGGAGAGGCTCAAACGTCACCACCACATCCGGCCTGCTGAATTCCTCTATCCCGAGGAGGACGAAGTGAAAG GCAGCGCGTGTCTGTTCTCCGCCTTGTTGACAAAGTGTCACGAGAGGAACGTGTTCGCCTTGTGCCGCTGCATCTCCCGCCGGAACATCCCGCCTCGATTTGTTGCCCTGGTGCCTCAGAAAGAGGAGCTCGATGAGGGGAAAGTACAGATTTCAGCTTCAG GTTTCCACGTCATCTACCTGCCGTACGCCGACGACATTCGGACTCTGGATCCTCCCGAGTGCCCAACGGCCTCGCAGAGTCAGGTGGACAAGATGAAGGAGATCGTCTCCAAGCTCCGCTTCAAATACAG GAGCGATGATTTTGAGAATCCAGCCCTCCAGCAGCAGTACAGGAACCTGGAGGCCTTGGCTCTGGATATGATGGCTCCAGAGGACACCGAGGACCTCATCA TGCCAAAGGTGGAGCAGATGAACGACCGTCTGGGTCCCTTGGTGCAGGAGTTTAAAGACCTGGTCTATCCCGCCGACTACAACCCTGAGGGCAAACCAGCTGCGAAACGCAAACCAG CTGACGCCGGAGGCGGAGCCGAGAAGAAGCCCAAAGTGGAGGTGCCAGAAGACGAGCTGCGAGAACGCGCGCAGAACGGCACCCTGGGAAAGCTGACCGTGCCTGTGTTGAAGGAGGCCTGTAAGAAGTTTGGGGTTCACACCACCGGGAACAAGAAGCAGGAGCTGATCGATGCTCTGGTGGCCCAGCTGGGCCAATGA
- the xrcc6 gene encoding X-ray repair cross-complementing protein 6 isoform X1, with amino-acid sequence MAEWNKFYHNEDDEEEQEEGEQSGGDSKITGRDSLVFLVDASKEMFINGEDGQLSKFDMTMQVVRNVYTSKIISSPKDLMALVFYGTEQSKDPSKSFKHVYVYHDLDSPGAKRVQDVDALRGLKGAQLAAETMGSGKTSFSDALWCCANLYSDIKLRLSHKRLMIFTCRDEPHGGDSGKDRQARTKAGDLKETGIVIDLMHLLKPFDVAAFFRDIISPPEDESELGLQLEPCEKLEDLNKRVRAKKLEKRANARIHLCLGEGVNVAVGLYSTVKAARKPSPISLYRETNEPVHTKTRTFHTETGSLLLPSEIKKSQVYGKKQIVMERDEVDAIKKFEDPAMFLIGFKPMERLKRHHHIRPAEFLYPEEDEVKGSACLFSALLTKCHERNVFALCRCISRRNIPPRFVALVPQKEELDEGKVQISASGFHVIYLPYADDIRTLDPPECPTASQSQVDKMKEIVSKLRFKYRSDDFENPALQQQYRNLEALALDMMAPEDTEDLIMPKVEQMNDRLGPLVQEFKDLVYPADYNPEGKPAAKRKPGPASQIRAEQNSSFHSSLAVFVVGITRLNSSFSFFRPNAFSINEPAADAGGGAEKKPKVEVPEDELRERAQNGTLGKLTVPVLKEACKKFGVHTTGNKKQELIDALVAQLGQ; translated from the exons ATGGCGGAGTGGAACAAGTTCTACCACAATGAAGACGACGAAGAAGAgcaagaggaaggagagcaatCTGGAG GAGATTCCAAGATCACAGGGAGAGACAGTTTGGTCTTCTTGGTCGATGCCTCCAAGGAAATGTTCATCAATGGAGAAGACGGACAGCTCTCAAAGTTTGACATGACCATGCAG GTGGTGCGCAATGTGTACACCAGTAAGATCATTAGCAGTCCCAAGGATCTGATGGCGTTGGTTTTCTATGGTACGGAGCAGAGCAAAGATCCCAGCAAGTCATTCAAGCACGTCTACGTGTACCACGACCTCGATAGCCCCG GTGCAAAGCGAGTGCAGGACGTGGACGCTCTGCGGGGGCTGAAAGGTGCCCAGCTAGCGGCAGAGACCATGGGCAGCGGAAAGACGTCGTTCAGCGACGCCCTGTGGTGCTGCGCCAACCTCTACAGCGACATCAAGCTGCGCCTCTCACACAAGCGGCTCATGATCTTCACCTGCAGGGATGAACCACACGGGGGCGACAGTGGGAAAGACCGACAGGCTCGCACAAAGGCtggtgacctcaaagagaccg GCATCGTCATTGATTTAATGCATCTGTTGAAACCCTTCGATGTGGCGGCCTTCTTTCGTGACATCATAAGTCCACCGGAGGATGAGAGCGAGTTGGGGCTGCAGCTGGAGCCCTGTGAAAAACTGGAGGATCTCAACAAGAGGGTGCGGGCCAAAAAACTGGAGAAGAGAGCCAATGCCAG GATACACCTGTGTCTTGGTGAGGGCGTAAATGTAGCTGTGGGACTATATTCAACTGTGAAAGCAGCTAGGAAACCATCTCCCATCAGTCTTTACAGGGAAACCAACGAGCCAGTCCACACCAAAACACGGACCTTCCACACTGAGACTGGCAGCCTGCTGCTGCCCAGTGAGATCAAGAAATCCCAG GTGTATGGGAAGAAACAGATCGTGATGGAGAGGGACGAGGTGGACGCCATAAAGAAGTTTGAAGATCCTGCAATGTTTCTCATCGGATTCAAACCGATGGAGAGGCTCAAACGTCACCACCACATCCGGCCTGCTGAATTCCTCTATCCCGAGGAGGACGAAGTGAAAG GCAGCGCGTGTCTGTTCTCCGCCTTGTTGACAAAGTGTCACGAGAGGAACGTGTTCGCCTTGTGCCGCTGCATCTCCCGCCGGAACATCCCGCCTCGATTTGTTGCCCTGGTGCCTCAGAAAGAGGAGCTCGATGAGGGGAAAGTACAGATTTCAGCTTCAG GTTTCCACGTCATCTACCTGCCGTACGCCGACGACATTCGGACTCTGGATCCTCCCGAGTGCCCAACGGCCTCGCAGAGTCAGGTGGACAAGATGAAGGAGATCGTCTCCAAGCTCCGCTTCAAATACAG GAGCGATGATTTTGAGAATCCAGCCCTCCAGCAGCAGTACAGGAACCTGGAGGCCTTGGCTCTGGATATGATGGCTCCAGAGGACACCGAGGACCTCATCA TGCCAAAGGTGGAGCAGATGAACGACCGTCTGGGTCCCTTGGTGCAGGAGTTTAAAGACCTGGTCTATCCCGCCGACTACAACCCTGAGGGCAAACCAGCTGCGAAACGCAAACCAGGTCCAGCATCACAGATACGAGCTGAGCAAAATAGTAGTTTTCACAGCAGCTtagctgtttttgttgttggtaTCACACGTTTGAATTCTTCTTTCTCATTCTTTCGACCGAATGCTTTCTCCATCAATGAACCGGCAGCTGACGCCGGAGGCGGAGCCGAGAAGAAGCCCAAAGTGGAGGTGCCAGAAGACGAGCTGCGAGAACGCGCGCAGAACGGCACCCTGGGAAAGCTGACCGTGCCTGTGTTGAAGGAGGCCTGTAAGAAGTTTGGGGTTCACACCACCGGGAACAAGAAGCAGGAGCTGATCGATGCTCTGGTGGCCCAGCTGGGCCAATGA
- the LOC130203512 gene encoding uncharacterized protein LOC130203512 encodes MECACETDNAGAGWWMSPQMGAFTMVGYLLYRFSQTLPALIRWPIRLFCSLTGLSALWSWVGRLVGTLRGIQSLCKWLSRIWGFVGTSSSKLKWLVAVITGSSGNPPLESESANQPGLRLILLGPTGGGRTSLADTLLGNSEKTAPMGPLMESTKRRAVMGGREVAVIDTPDLLGSSLGNNGRAREALRSLQLASPGPHAFLLVIPAGGSGTGVDQDTAAAIRSIRELFGDGVATYIIPVLTHAARPGRKHTVEHKDSEGPERTPSPCNQRSELVDNGPDCPPEAKSVLRRRLVGRVTEMNGGHFVHELQRREDRVREELLTDMGSVLAGRLGHM; translated from the exons ATGGAGTGTGCATGTGAGACGGACAACGCTGGTGCAG GCTGGTGGATGAGCCCCCAGATGGGGGCCTTTACCATGGTGGGGTATCTCCTCTACAGATTCTCTCAGA CACTCCCGGCTCTGATCCGATGGCCAATTCGTCTGTTCTGCTCTCTCACCG GTCTGTCGGCTCTGTGGAGCTGGGTGGGCCGCCTGGTGGGAACCCTCCGTG GAATCCAGAGCCTGTGTAAATGGCTGTCTCGAATTTGGGGGTTTGTTGGAA CGTCTTCCTCCAAGTTGAAGTGGCTGGTTGCCGTCATCACAG GGTCATCCGGAAATCCACCGCTGGAGTCGGAGAGTGCCAACCAACCGGGCCTGAGGCTGATCCTCCTGGGGCCCACGGGCGGAGGACGGACCTCCCTGGCTGATACTTTGTTGGGCAACAGCGAGAAAACGGCCCCCATGGGTCCCCTAATGGAGAGCACCAAGAGAAGGGCCGTCATGGGTGGTAGAGAGGTCGCCGTGATCGACACCCCGGATCTTTTAGGGTCGTCATTGGGGAACAACGGAAGAGCCAGGGAGGCCCTGAGGAGCCTCCAGCTCGCCAGTCCGGGACCACACGCCTTCCTGCTGGTGATACCAGCCGGGGGCTCCGGCACAGGGGTCGATCAGGACACGGCGGCGGCGATCCGCTCCATCCGAGAGCTGTTTGGAGACGGGGTGGCGACGTACATCATACCGGTGCTCACCCACGCGGCCCGCCCGGGCCGGAAGCATACGGTGGAGCACAAGGACTCCGAGGGTCCGGAGAGGACTCCGTCTCCATGCAACCAGAGGTCAGAGCTGGTGGACAACGGGCCAGACTGCCCCCCGGAGGCCAAGAGCGTGCTGCGCAGGCGGCTGGTGGGGCGGGTGACGGAGATGAACGGGGGACATTTCGTCCACGAGCTGCAGAGGAGGGAGGACCGCGTCAGGGAGGAGCTGCTCACCGACATGGGCTCCGTACTGGCCGGAAGACTGGGACACATGTaa